One Nostocoides sp. HKS02 genomic window carries:
- a CDS encoding CdaR family transcriptional regulator yields MPSRQDTSQVTLQRVERAAGELSTAAIRRMEASHEWYRALSAEDRSWVGLVAQAGIAAFIAWLRAGGDQVPVTADVFGTAPRELTRSITLRQTLDLVRSVVDVVELDATALAEPGEEQALRESVLRYSREIAFAAAEVYAHAAEARGAWDARLEGLVVDAVLRGEADDSMQSRAAALGWGTTTRVAVIAGSTPAGSPAGVVDGLRRAAQKVGVDILAAIQGRRLVCILGNVDDPLEATRAVADHFGDGPVVVGPRVPHLFAAGRSARAALAGHSCAHAWPQAPRPVAADDLLAERVLVGDGPARALLLDRIWHPLVGAGGGLLDTAAVYLESAGGLEGTARLLFVHPNTVRYRLGKIADLTGYQLTDQHDAHTVRIALALGRLSQSSRSRPA; encoded by the coding sequence ATGCCGTCGCGCCAGGACACCTCGCAGGTCACCCTGCAGCGGGTGGAGCGGGCCGCCGGAGAGCTCTCCACCGCGGCGATCCGCCGGATGGAGGCGAGCCACGAGTGGTACCGCGCCCTGTCCGCCGAGGACCGGTCGTGGGTGGGACTCGTGGCCCAGGCCGGCATCGCCGCGTTCATCGCCTGGCTCCGCGCGGGGGGCGACCAGGTCCCGGTGACCGCCGACGTGTTCGGCACGGCACCGCGAGAGCTGACCCGCTCGATCACCCTGCGCCAGACCCTCGACCTCGTCCGGTCGGTCGTCGACGTGGTCGAGCTCGATGCCACCGCGCTCGCCGAGCCGGGTGAGGAGCAGGCCCTGCGCGAGTCCGTCCTGCGGTACTCGCGCGAGATCGCGTTCGCCGCTGCCGAGGTCTACGCCCACGCCGCGGAGGCCCGCGGCGCGTGGGACGCCCGGCTCGAAGGACTCGTGGTGGACGCCGTGCTCCGCGGTGAGGCCGACGACTCGATGCAGTCGCGGGCCGCCGCGCTCGGGTGGGGCACGACGACCCGTGTCGCCGTCATCGCCGGAAGCACGCCCGCCGGCAGCCCTGCGGGGGTGGTCGACGGCCTGCGCCGTGCTGCGCAGAAGGTCGGCGTCGACATCCTCGCCGCGATCCAGGGCCGTCGCCTGGTCTGCATCCTCGGCAACGTCGACGACCCCCTCGAGGCCACCCGCGCAGTCGCCGACCACTTCGGCGACGGGCCGGTGGTGGTCGGCCCCCGGGTGCCGCACCTGTTCGCGGCGGGACGCTCCGCGCGGGCGGCACTGGCGGGGCACTCCTGCGCCCATGCCTGGCCGCAGGCCCCCCGGCCGGTCGCGGCCGACGACCTGCTGGCCGAGCGCGTCCTCGTGGGTGACGGTCCCGCCCGGGCCCTGCTGCTCGACCGGATCTGGCACCCGCTCGTGGGCGCGGGTGGCGGTCTGCTCGACACCGCGGCCGTCTACCTCGAGTCGGCGGGCGGCCTCGAGGGCACCGCTCGGCTGCTGTTCGTCCACCCCAACACGGTCCGGTACCGCCTCGGCAAGATCGCCGACCTCACCGGCTACCAGCTGACCGACCAACACGACGCCCACACCGTGCGGATCGCGCTCGCGCTCGGCCGCCTCAGCCAGTCCTCTCGATCGCGGCCTGCGTAG
- a CDS encoding acyl carrier protein, which translates to MAQSEQEILEGLAEIVNEETGLDTESVQPEKSFTDDLDIDSLSMMTIVVNAEEKFGVRIPDDEVKNLKTVGDAVSFIATNQS; encoded by the coding sequence ATGGCGCAGAGCGAGCAGGAGATCCTCGAGGGTCTGGCCGAGATCGTCAACGAGGAGACCGGCCTCGACACCGAGTCGGTGCAGCCGGAGAAGTCGTTCACCGACGACCTCGACATCGACTCGCTGTCGATGATGACCATCGTGGTCAACGCCGAGGAGAAGTTCGGCGTGCGGATCCCCGACGACGAGGTCAAGAACCTCAAGACCGTCGGCGATGCCGTGAGCTTCATCGCCACCAACCAGAGCTGA
- the fabF gene encoding beta-ketoacyl-ACP synthase II — protein MTEQRRVVVTGLGATTPVGGTVPETWDAILAGRSGARTMPYDWVEKYELPVTFAAVIHTPPEEVLSKVEVRRLDPSAQYALIATREAWAHAGSPQVEPERLAACIGTGIGGVWTLLSQWDNLKEKGPRRVFPLAVPMLMPNASSAAVSLEIGARAGAHTPVSACASGLEAMGYAAEMIRSGRADVAVAGGTEGAVHALPIAGFAAMQALSTRNDDPERASRPYDTGRDGFVLGEGAGVMVLEEYEHAVARGATIYAELAGLGMSADSHHIAAPEPEGAGASRAMVEAVQRAGLSPKDIVHVNAHATSTPVGDVAESNAIRRAFGDDADGMPVSATKSMTGHLLGAAGALEGVLTVLALHHRVAPATINLDDFDPAIKLDVVHGEARKLPEGDIAALNNSFGFGGHNVAVVFTSV, from the coding sequence ATGACCGAGCAGCGACGCGTCGTCGTCACGGGCCTGGGCGCCACCACTCCCGTGGGGGGCACCGTCCCGGAGACCTGGGACGCGATCCTCGCGGGCCGTTCGGGCGCCCGCACCATGCCCTACGACTGGGTGGAGAAGTACGAGCTGCCGGTGACATTCGCCGCGGTCATCCACACCCCGCCCGAGGAGGTGCTCTCCAAGGTGGAGGTGCGCCGCCTCGACCCGAGCGCGCAGTACGCGCTGATCGCCACCCGCGAGGCCTGGGCGCACGCCGGCAGCCCGCAGGTCGAGCCCGAGCGGCTCGCCGCGTGCATCGGCACCGGCATCGGCGGTGTGTGGACCCTGCTGTCCCAGTGGGACAACCTCAAGGAGAAGGGTCCGCGGCGGGTCTTCCCCCTCGCGGTCCCGATGCTCATGCCCAACGCGTCCTCCGCCGCGGTGTCGCTGGAGATCGGCGCTCGCGCGGGGGCGCACACCCCCGTGTCCGCCTGCGCCTCCGGCCTCGAGGCGATGGGGTATGCCGCCGAGATGATCCGCAGCGGCCGCGCCGACGTGGCCGTCGCCGGTGGCACCGAGGGCGCCGTCCACGCGCTGCCCATTGCCGGGTTCGCGGCCATGCAGGCCCTCTCGACCCGCAACGACGACCCCGAGCGGGCCTCCCGCCCTTATGACACCGGTCGTGACGGGTTCGTGCTCGGTGAGGGCGCCGGCGTCATGGTGCTCGAGGAGTACGAGCACGCCGTGGCCCGCGGGGCGACCATCTACGCAGAGCTGGCCGGGCTGGGCATGTCGGCCGACTCCCACCACATCGCCGCGCCCGAGCCCGAGGGTGCCGGCGCCTCTCGCGCGATGGTCGAAGCCGTCCAGCGTGCGGGCCTGTCCCCCAAGGACATCGTCCACGTCAACGCGCACGCGACGTCCACCCCAGTCGGCGACGTAGCCGAGTCGAACGCCATCCGGCGTGCGTTCGGCGACGACGCCGACGGTATGCCGGTCAGCGCGACGAAGTCGATGACCGGGCACCTGCTGGGGGCCGCCGGCGCGCTCGAAGGCGTCCTGACCGTGCTGGCGCTGCACCACCGCGTCGCCCCGGCGACCATCAACCTCGACGACTTCGACCCCGCGATCAAGCTCGACGTCGTGCATGGCGAGGCGCGCAAGCTGCCCGAGGGCGACATCGCGGCGCTGAACAACTCGTTCGGCTTCGGCGGCCACAACGTCGCGGTGGTCTTCACCAGCGTCTGA
- a CDS encoding PH domain-containing protein: MSDVRLFGNAGMPWQPVSPRLVTARLTVLAAVLVVPLLVTVALAVAVSSTLWWAVGVVVLVGAWGTWVVLRQVPAITWLELDDELVVRRGRLFRSLVTVPYGRLQYVDVQSGPLDRALGIAEVALHTASPQFSADIPGLPLAEAEALRQRLVARGESQRAGL, encoded by the coding sequence GTGAGTGACGTGCGCTTGTTCGGGAACGCCGGTATGCCGTGGCAGCCGGTGTCTCCGCGACTGGTCACCGCCCGGCTGACGGTCCTGGCCGCCGTGCTGGTCGTGCCCCTGCTCGTGACCGTCGCCCTCGCGGTGGCCGTCTCGAGCACGCTGTGGTGGGCCGTCGGCGTCGTGGTGCTGGTGGGCGCCTGGGGGACGTGGGTGGTCCTGCGACAGGTCCCGGCCATCACCTGGCTCGAGCTGGACGACGAGCTCGTCGTGCGACGCGGGCGCCTGTTCCGGTCGCTGGTCACCGTGCCGTACGGCCGGCTCCAGTACGTCGACGTCCAGAGCGGGCCGCTCGACCGCGCCCTCGGCATCGCCGAGGTGGCGCTGCACACGGCCTCACCACAGTTCAGCGCCGACATCCCCGGTCTGCCGCTGGCCGAGGCGGAGGCCCTGCGGCAACGCCTCGTGGCCCGCGGCGAGTCCCAGCGGGCGGGTCTGTGA
- a CDS encoding NAD(P)-dependent oxidoreductase, with the protein MPGAPGRVAVTGSSGKLGRAVVSHLVEQGWQVLALDRHRPPEPTTEFLAVHLTDYGQVLEALTGWTDEHRGRLDAVVHLAALPASGLMANATTFANNSAATYHVFAASRAAGIRKVVWASSETVLGLPFDTPPPYAPVDEDYPPRPESAYSLTKVLEEEMARQFCRWDPELSMIGLRFSNVMDVADYAAFPGYDTDPLLRKWNLWGYIDARDGAQAVRRALEYPDPGTDVFIVANADTVMSRSSADLMAEVFPGVEVRGELGEHETLLSIAKARRVLGYEPQHSWRDHAG; encoded by the coding sequence ATGCCGGGTGCGCCCGGCCGCGTCGCCGTCACCGGGTCCTCGGGCAAGCTCGGTCGGGCCGTCGTGTCCCACCTGGTCGAGCAGGGCTGGCAGGTGCTCGCCCTCGACCGGCACCGCCCGCCGGAGCCGACGACCGAGTTCCTGGCCGTCCACCTCACCGACTACGGGCAGGTGCTCGAGGCGCTGACGGGGTGGACCGACGAGCACCGCGGCCGGCTCGACGCCGTGGTGCACCTCGCCGCCCTCCCCGCGTCCGGGCTGATGGCGAACGCCACGACCTTTGCCAACAACTCCGCTGCGACCTACCACGTCTTCGCGGCCTCTCGCGCCGCCGGCATACGCAAGGTCGTGTGGGCCTCGAGCGAGACCGTGCTCGGGCTGCCCTTCGACACTCCCCCGCCCTACGCACCCGTCGACGAGGACTACCCGCCGCGGCCGGAGTCGGCGTACTCCCTGACCAAGGTGCTCGAGGAGGAGATGGCCCGTCAGTTCTGCCGCTGGGACCCCGAGCTGAGCATGATCGGGCTGCGGTTCTCCAACGTCATGGACGTCGCCGACTACGCCGCGTTCCCCGGCTACGACACCGACCCCCTGCTGCGGAAGTGGAACCTGTGGGGGTACATCGACGCGCGCGACGGAGCCCAGGCGGTGCGCCGCGCGCTCGAGTACCCCGACCCGGGCACCGACGTCTTCATCGTCGCCAACGCCGACACCGTGATGAGCCGCTCCAGCGCCGACCTCATGGCCGAGGTCTTCCCCGGCGTCGAGGTGCGCGGCGAGCTCGGCGAGCACGAGACCTTGCTGTCGATCGCCAAGGCGCGCCGGGTGCTCGGCTACGAGCCGCAGCACAGCTGGCGCGACCACGCCGGCTGA
- the aceE gene encoding pyruvate dehydrogenase (acetyl-transferring), homodimeric type, which produces MAAREEAGPILNGIPSQLPDIDPEETKEWLDSLDGVIEAGGRQRARYVMLKLLERAREMQVGVPSLTATDYINTISPEQEPWFPGDEEVERRYRAYLRWNAAVMVHRAQRPGIGVGGHISTYASAATLYEVGFNHFWRGADHPGGGDQVFFQGHASPGMYARAYLEGRLSEDQLDGFRQEKSHVVAGQPLALPSYPHPRLMPDFWQFPTVSMGIGPMNAIYQAQFNKYLHNRGIKDTSQQHVWAFLGDGEMDEPESRGLLQLAAGEELDNLTFVINCNLQRLDGPVRGNGKIIQELEAFFRGAGWNVIKVVWGRGWDPLLAQDRDGALVHLMNTTSDGDYQTFRANDGKYVRDQFFGRDPRTRDMVKDWSDEDIWWQLKRGGHDYRKVFAAYQASMNHTGQPTVILAKTIKGYGLGSHFAGRNATHQMKKLTLDDLKGLRDSLKLPISDEVLEKDPYAPPYFHPGADDPTIQYLRERREKLGGPLPVRRVQHEPLKLPDNAAYDVVKRGTGKQQVATTMAFVRLLKELMRDKEFGKRVVPIIPDEARTFGMDSFFPTIKIYNPHGQKYTSVDAELMLAYKEAKDGQILHLGINEAGSMAAFTAAGTSYATHGQPMVPIYVFYSMFGFQRTADSIWAAADQMTRGFLIGATAGRTTLTGEGLQHADGHSPIMAATNPAVVAYDPAFAFEIGHIMQDGLRRMYGDNPENVIYYITVYNEPMSQPAEPENVDHEGILRGMHLFAPGISDGLADDAPHVQLLASGVGVPWAMEAQELLRNDWGVVADVWSVTSWSELRRDGLACDEQRFLHPDEEPRTPYVTERLRDARGPVVAVSDYMRQVQDQIQPWVPGDFASLGADGFGFSDTRPAARRFFHIDGPSVAVRALQMLAARGEISGDVAREAAARYRLLDVTAGTSGNAGGES; this is translated from the coding sequence GTGGCCGCACGCGAGGAAGCCGGACCCATTCTCAACGGCATCCCCAGCCAGCTCCCGGACATCGACCCCGAGGAGACGAAGGAGTGGCTCGACTCCCTCGACGGCGTCATCGAGGCGGGTGGCCGTCAGCGTGCGCGGTACGTCATGCTCAAGCTCCTCGAGCGCGCTCGTGAGATGCAGGTGGGCGTCCCCTCGCTGACCGCGACCGACTACATCAACACGATCTCCCCTGAGCAGGAGCCGTGGTTCCCCGGTGACGAGGAGGTCGAGCGCCGCTACCGCGCCTACCTGCGCTGGAACGCGGCGGTCATGGTCCACCGCGCGCAGCGACCCGGCATCGGCGTCGGGGGCCACATCTCCACGTACGCCTCTGCGGCGACGCTCTACGAGGTGGGCTTCAACCACTTCTGGCGTGGCGCCGACCACCCGGGTGGCGGCGACCAGGTGTTCTTCCAGGGGCACGCCTCGCCGGGTATGTACGCCCGCGCCTACCTCGAAGGACGGCTCTCCGAGGACCAGCTCGACGGCTTCCGCCAGGAGAAGAGCCACGTCGTGGCCGGGCAGCCGCTGGCCCTCCCGTCCTACCCGCACCCGCGCCTCATGCCCGACTTCTGGCAGTTCCCGACGGTCTCGATGGGCATCGGGCCGATGAACGCGATCTACCAGGCGCAGTTCAACAAGTACCTCCACAACCGCGGCATCAAGGACACCAGCCAGCAGCACGTCTGGGCGTTCCTCGGTGACGGCGAGATGGACGAGCCCGAGTCGCGCGGCCTGCTGCAGCTCGCGGCCGGCGAGGAGCTCGACAACCTGACCTTCGTCATCAACTGCAACCTGCAGCGCCTCGACGGCCCGGTGCGCGGCAACGGCAAGATCATCCAGGAGCTCGAGGCGTTCTTCCGCGGGGCGGGCTGGAACGTCATCAAGGTCGTCTGGGGCCGCGGCTGGGACCCGCTGCTGGCCCAGGACCGCGACGGCGCCCTCGTGCATCTGATGAACACCACGAGCGACGGCGACTACCAGACCTTCCGCGCGAACGACGGCAAGTACGTCCGCGACCAGTTCTTCGGCCGCGACCCGCGCACCCGCGACATGGTCAAGGACTGGTCCGACGAGGACATCTGGTGGCAGCTCAAGCGTGGTGGCCACGACTACCGCAAGGTGTTCGCCGCGTACCAGGCGTCGATGAACCACACCGGCCAGCCGACGGTGATCCTCGCCAAGACGATCAAGGGCTACGGCCTCGGCAGCCACTTCGCCGGCCGCAATGCGACCCACCAGATGAAGAAGCTCACGCTGGACGACCTCAAGGGCCTGCGCGACAGCCTCAAGCTGCCGATCTCCGACGAGGTGCTCGAGAAGGACCCGTACGCCCCGCCGTACTTCCACCCCGGCGCCGACGACCCGACAATCCAGTACCTGCGCGAGCGCCGCGAGAAGCTCGGTGGTCCGCTCCCGGTCCGCCGCGTCCAGCACGAGCCGCTCAAGCTGCCCGACAACGCGGCCTACGACGTCGTCAAGCGGGGCACCGGCAAGCAGCAGGTCGCGACGACCATGGCGTTCGTGCGGCTGCTCAAGGAGCTCATGCGCGACAAGGAGTTCGGCAAGCGCGTCGTGCCGATCATCCCCGACGAGGCCCGCACGTTCGGCATGGACTCGTTCTTCCCGACCATCAAGATCTACAACCCGCACGGGCAGAAGTACACCTCCGTGGACGCCGAGCTGATGCTCGCCTACAAGGAGGCCAAGGACGGCCAGATCCTGCACCTCGGCATCAACGAGGCCGGGTCGATGGCGGCGTTCACGGCGGCCGGCACGTCCTACGCCACGCACGGGCAGCCGATGGTCCCGATCTACGTCTTCTACTCGATGTTCGGGTTCCAGCGCACCGCGGACTCGATCTGGGCGGCGGCCGACCAGATGACGCGTGGCTTCCTCATCGGGGCGACCGCGGGGCGCACCACGCTGACCGGCGAGGGCCTGCAGCACGCCGACGGCCACAGCCCGATCATGGCGGCGACAAACCCCGCAGTGGTCGCCTACGACCCGGCGTTCGCCTTCGAGATCGGCCACATCATGCAGGACGGGCTACGCCGCATGTACGGCGACAACCCGGAGAACGTCATCTACTACATCACCGTCTACAACGAGCCGATGAGCCAGCCGGCCGAGCCCGAGAACGTCGACCACGAGGGCATCCTGCGCGGCATGCACCTCTTCGCGCCGGGCATCTCCGACGGTCTCGCCGACGATGCTCCGCACGTGCAGCTGCTCGCGTCAGGCGTCGGCGTGCCGTGGGCCATGGAGGCGCAGGAACTGCTGCGCAACGACTGGGGTGTCGTGGCGGACGTCTGGTCGGTGACGTCGTGGAGCGAGCTGCGCCGTGATGGCCTGGCCTGCGACGAGCAGCGCTTCCTGCACCCCGACGAAGAGCCGCGCACCCCGTACGTCACCGAGCGCCTCAGGGACGCCAGGGGCCCGGTCGTGGCGGTCTCGGACTACATGCGTCAGGTGCAGGACCAGATCCAGCCGTGGGTGCCGGGCGACTTCGCGTCGCTGGGTGCCGACGGGTTCGGCTTCTCCGACACCCGCCCCGCCGCGCGACGCTTCTTCCACATCGACGGGCCGTCGGTCGCCGTGCGCGCCCTGCAGATGCTCGCGGCCCGCGGTGAGATCTCCGGCGACGTCGCTCGTGAGGCCGCCGCGCGCTACCGCCTGCTCGACGTCACCGCCGGCACCTCGGGCAACGCCGGGGGCGAGAGCTGA
- the fdhD gene encoding formate dehydrogenase accessory sulfurtransferase FdhD, translating into MGRVTSRTPSIRVEITAGGEPRTTSRPDTLAVEEPLEIRVSGVSVTVTMRTPGDDFDLTVGNLLTEGVLRHATDVQQLMHCLDEDESGSPTYNVVDVTLAPGVVPDLDRAARSGYQSSACGVCGKTSIDAITATSPYAVATDPVALDPAVVAGLPDALREHQKVFDRTGGLHAAGIFTASGEALVVREDVGRHNAVDKAVGWAGREGLLPLSGHVLVVSGRASFELVQKAVMAGLPALVAVSAPSSLAADLATRSGLTLVGFARPPRMTVYAGAHRLGW; encoded by the coding sequence ATGGGTCGGGTCACGAGTCGCACGCCGAGCATCCGCGTCGAGATCACCGCCGGAGGTGAGCCCCGCACCACCTCTCGCCCGGACACCCTCGCGGTCGAGGAGCCCCTCGAGATCCGCGTCTCGGGGGTGTCGGTGACGGTGACCATGCGGACGCCCGGCGACGACTTCGACCTGACCGTCGGCAACCTGCTCACCGAGGGCGTGCTGCGTCACGCCACCGACGTCCAGCAGCTGATGCACTGCCTCGACGAGGACGAGTCGGGCTCCCCGACCTACAACGTCGTGGACGTCACCCTCGCGCCGGGCGTGGTCCCCGACCTCGACCGCGCCGCGCGCTCGGGGTACCAGAGCAGCGCCTGCGGGGTGTGCGGAAAGACGAGCATCGACGCCATCACCGCGACCAGCCCGTATGCCGTCGCCACCGACCCGGTCGCGCTGGACCCCGCCGTCGTGGCCGGGCTTCCCGACGCCCTGCGCGAGCACCAGAAGGTGTTCGACCGCACCGGCGGGCTGCACGCGGCCGGGATCTTCACCGCCTCGGGTGAGGCGCTCGTCGTCCGCGAGGACGTCGGCCGCCACAACGCGGTCGACAAGGCCGTCGGCTGGGCGGGGCGCGAGGGACTGCTGCCCCTGAGCGGGCACGTCCTGGTGGTCAGCGGTCGCGCCAGCTTCGAGCTCGTGCAGAAGGCGGTCATGGCCGGGCTGCCGGCCCTCGTCGCGGTGTCCGCCCCCTCCTCGCTCGCCGCGGACCTCGCCACCCGGTCAGGACTGACGCTGGTCGGGTTCGCGCGACCACCGCGGATGACCGTGTATGCCGGCGCGCACCGTCTGGGGTGGTGA
- a CDS encoding beta-ketoacyl-ACP synthase III yields MTTPVPKGTGIITESTGARHTRILGVGGYRPERVVPNSEIVEAIDSSDQWIQERSGIKSRRFAAKDESVVDMSEAATREALAAAGLEAAQVDAVIVATVTHPYQTPAAAPILADRLGIRGAAFDISAACAGYCHGISLASDMVRGGSAQHVLVVGVEKLSDFTDPTDRGTAFIFGDGAGAAIVGPSDVPGIGPTVWGSDGSQWRTISQRDSWVELKESDGLGSPAIGMAGQAVFRWAVWGMAPVAQKALDAAGVRAEDLDAFIPHQANMRIIDAMIKQLKLPADIPVARDIAETANTSAASIPLATERMLREGEAPHGGLALQIGFGAGLVYAAQVVVLP; encoded by the coding sequence ATGACCACACCCGTCCCCAAGGGCACCGGCATCATCACCGAATCCACGGGCGCCCGCCACACCCGGATCCTCGGCGTGGGCGGCTACCGGCCCGAACGCGTCGTCCCCAACTCCGAGATCGTCGAGGCGATCGACTCCTCCGACCAGTGGATCCAGGAACGCTCGGGCATCAAGAGCCGCCGGTTCGCCGCCAAGGACGAGTCGGTGGTCGACATGTCCGAGGCAGCCACCCGCGAGGCGCTCGCCGCCGCCGGGCTCGAGGCCGCCCAGGTCGACGCCGTCATCGTCGCGACGGTCACGCACCCCTACCAGACCCCTGCCGCCGCGCCGATCCTCGCCGACCGCCTCGGTATCCGCGGGGCGGCCTTCGACATCTCGGCGGCCTGCGCCGGCTACTGCCACGGCATCAGCCTGGCCAGCGACATGGTCCGCGGCGGGTCCGCCCAGCACGTCCTGGTCGTCGGCGTCGAGAAGCTCTCGGACTTCACCGACCCCACCGACCGCGGCACGGCGTTCATCTTCGGCGACGGCGCCGGGGCGGCGATCGTCGGCCCGAGCGACGTCCCCGGCATCGGCCCCACGGTCTGGGGGTCCGACGGCTCGCAGTGGCGGACCATCTCCCAGCGAGACAGCTGGGTCGAGCTCAAGGAGTCCGACGGCCTCGGCTCGCCCGCGATCGGCATGGCCGGCCAGGCCGTCTTCCGCTGGGCGGTGTGGGGCATGGCTCCCGTGGCCCAGAAGGCCCTGGATGCCGCAGGCGTCCGCGCCGAGGACCTCGACGCCTTCATCCCCCACCAGGCCAACATGCGGATCATCGACGCGATGATCAAGCAGCTCAAGCTGCCCGCCGACATCCCGGTGGCTCGCGACATCGCCGAGACGGCCAACACCTCGGCCGCCTCGATCCCGCTGGCCACCGAGCGGATGCTGCGCGAGGGCGAGGCACCGCACGGCGGTCTGGCCCTGCAGATCGGCTTCGGGGCCGGGTTGGTCTACGCCGCACAGGTCGTGGTCCTGCCCTGA
- a CDS encoding ACP S-malonyltransferase, translating into MLAIVCPGQGSQTPGFLTPWLELPAFRARLESLSDVAEVDLVAHGTTSDAETIKDTAVAQPLIVGAGLAVAAVLLPDGPSGPVGVTGGHSVGEITAAAFAGVLDDRDAMVFVRERGRGMAAASATTPTGMSAVLGGDPAEVAAALERHGLTAANANGAGQVVAAGTLEQLAALAAEPPAKARVIPLQVAGAFHTSHMAPAVDALSSLSAGFKTRDPAVTLLSNADGAAVSGGADALARLVRQVSNPVRWDQCMQTMVSMGVTTLIELAPAGTLVGLAKRAMPGVATLAVKTPDDLEKAQQLIAESGSARDGDPASVTPPSTPSSTPSSSDAQEA; encoded by the coding sequence GTGCTCGCCATCGTGTGCCCCGGACAGGGCTCCCAGACCCCCGGCTTCCTCACCCCTTGGCTGGAGCTGCCCGCCTTCCGGGCGCGGCTCGAGTCGCTCTCCGACGTCGCCGAGGTCGACCTCGTCGCCCACGGCACCACCTCCGACGCCGAGACGATCAAGGACACCGCAGTCGCCCAGCCGCTCATCGTGGGCGCGGGTCTGGCGGTGGCCGCAGTCCTGCTCCCTGACGGACCGAGCGGGCCAGTCGGGGTCACCGGCGGCCACTCGGTGGGCGAGATCACCGCCGCAGCCTTCGCCGGTGTGCTCGACGACCGCGACGCGATGGTGTTCGTCCGCGAGCGCGGCAGGGGTATGGCTGCCGCCAGCGCGACGACTCCGACCGGCATGAGCGCGGTGCTCGGCGGAGACCCCGCCGAGGTCGCCGCGGCGCTGGAGCGCCACGGCCTCACGGCGGCGAACGCCAACGGCGCGGGGCAGGTCGTGGCCGCCGGCACCCTCGAGCAGCTCGCCGCCCTGGCCGCGGAGCCACCCGCCAAGGCCCGAGTCATCCCCCTGCAGGTCGCCGGGGCATTCCACACCAGTCACATGGCGCCCGCAGTCGACGCGCTCTCGAGCCTCAGTGCCGGGTTCAAGACCCGCGATCCTGCGGTCACCCTGCTGTCGAACGCCGACGGCGCCGCGGTGTCCGGCGGTGCCGACGCGCTGGCTCGCCTCGTCCGCCAGGTGAGCAACCCCGTCCGTTGGGACCAGTGCATGCAGACCATGGTCTCCATGGGTGTCACGACCCTCATCGAGCTGGCCCCGGCCGGAACTCTGGTCGGCCTCGCCAAGCGCGCGATGCCGGGAGTTGCCACACTGGCAGTGAAGACCCCCGATGACCTCGAGAAGGCCCAGCAGCTCATTGCCGAGTCCGGCTCGGCGCGGGACGGCGACCCCGCCTCCGTGACACCTCCCTCGACACCCTCCTCGACACCTTCCTCGTCCGACGCGCAAGAGGCCTGA